DNA from Terriglobales bacterium:
GCCACCATGTACAGCAGCACCAGGATGGGCGCGGTGTATTGCAGGATGATCGCCGTCGCCACCGTCGTCTTTTCGATGGCGAGGTAATAGAAGTAGTTCGAGCCGGCGATGCCGATCACGCCCACCGCGATCGCCCAGCCGATGTCGCGCCGCCCCATCGTCGCGGGCGCTCGCTTCCCCAGCGCGCGCAGGATCGGGAACAACAGCAGCACGGAGATGGTCGTCCGCATCTGCGCCAGGATCACCGGGCCCAGCGGCGTCGGGCCCGTGACCAGGTTGCCGGTGAAGGCCAGCTTGCCGAGCGTGGCGGAGAGTCCCCAGAAGAACGTGGCCGCGGCGATGAACAGGTAGCCGCTGAGGGTGTTGGTCTTACTCGGGGTGCTAATCGGTGAGGAGCTGGTCAAGTCTCTCCCTATCGAAACCGATCACGACCTCGTCGCCCACCACGATCGTGGGCGTGGCACGGCTGTTGTACGTCCGCACCAGCTCAAAGACGGCCGCCTGGTCGCGGCTCACATCCTTCAGCGTGTACTCGATACCTTTCTCCGAAAGGTAGGCCTGTGCCGTGTGGCACGGCGGTCAACCGGGCTGCGAGAACAACAGCACTCGTTTCTTCGTCGTCATGCGTTATGAGACTAGCAAACGCCCCGGCCGGGCTGCATCAAAATCGCGTGCTGCTACTCCGCGTAGCGGACCTCCGTCGTGATCTTCGCCGTCTTCTGCAGCATCGCCGAGACCGAACAGTACTTCTC
Protein-coding regions in this window:
- a CDS encoding DMT family transporter, with protein sequence MTSSSPISTPSKTNTLSGYLFIAAATFFWGLSATLGKLAFTGNLVTGPTPLGPVILAQMRTTISVLLLFPILRALGKRAPATMGRRDIGWAIAVGVIGIAGSNYFYYLAIEKTTVATAIILQYTAPILVLLYMVARGLQRATWPRVGGVVMAVAGAALAIGVFQGAAAKLDPLGVAAALLA